In a genomic window of Sulfurimonas denitrificans DSM 1251:
- the trpC gene encoding indole-3-glycerol phosphate synthase TrpC, which yields MILDEIIKKTREDIIKRESEFSLDWLGRSLAFNSRAPRDVFSYLSATPEDPYRVIAEVKKASPSRGVIRENFDPIAIAQSYEIGGASAISILTEPHFFQGNLDYLAQIRRYVSIPLLRKDFIVTKYQILEALVHGADFILLIAAALSKAELKELLGYTRHLGMEALVEVHDKSDLVKAIYAGSDIIGINHRNLQTFEMNMNLSYELIPLIPNGKIIVAESGIYEHGQLEDLSKAGVDAFLVGESLMREDDEEAALKKLKFGSN from the coding sequence ATATTATAAAAAGAGAGAGCGAGTTCTCTCTTGATTGGTTAGGACGCTCACTGGCTTTTAACTCAAGAGCGCCAAGGGATGTGTTTTCATACTTAAGTGCAACACCAGAAGATCCATACAGAGTAATCGCTGAGGTTAAAAAAGCCTCCCCCTCAAGAGGCGTTATAAGAGAAAACTTTGACCCTATTGCAATTGCTCAAAGTTATGAAATAGGAGGAGCTAGTGCCATCTCAATTCTTACAGAACCTCATTTTTTTCAAGGAAACTTGGACTATTTAGCTCAAATAAGAAGATATGTAAGTATTCCACTGCTTAGAAAAGATTTTATAGTAACAAAATATCAGATACTAGAGGCTTTGGTTCATGGAGCCGACTTTATACTTTTAATTGCTGCAGCTCTTAGTAAGGCAGAGTTAAAAGAGCTTTTAGGATATACAAGACACTTAGGCATGGAAGCGTTAGTTGAGGTACATGATAAAAGTGATTTAGTAAAAGCTATCTATGCGGGAAGTGATATTATCGGAATTAACCATAGAAATCTACAAACTTTTGAGATGAATATGAATCTCTCTTATGAGCTAATCCCTCTTATTCCAAATGGCAAAATTATAGTCGCAGAGAGTGGAATATATGAGCATGGACAGCTTGAAGATTTAAGTAAAGCTGGAGTGGATGCTTTTTTAGTAGGTGAATCACTTATGAGAGAAGATGATGAAGAGGCTGCATTAAAAAAATTAAAATTTGGCAGCAACTAG